From the Manihot esculenta cultivar AM560-2 chromosome 3, M.esculenta_v8, whole genome shotgun sequence genome, one window contains:
- the LOC122723178 gene encoding uncharacterized protein LOC122723178, whose translation MAHVLKKGKRKNIAAPADVHKKWQEVWNTEEYKAKRQKFSANQKSETGGSDSGIPRHCSGSISEFTNQQRMYDRLGRDPHSQELFEAIHKKNGTDEFVDARPRVIHESFLQFKANASQPLERSNEPIDVDEAHLYYEIVDWEKGRRVYGLGSQASAYFPSQASAYCPSSSQSARSVSPVPQQESVNVEFNNLEQRLARIQREKDALSIEIQKMKDMVMTLIAQRGLSHQFQLGVPTTDPSQAEHSVAVPPPSPSQHVSDENGSDKDIAPIS comes from the exons ATGGCTCATGTGTTAAAgaaggggaagaggaagaacatAGCAGCGCCAGCCGATGTTCATAAAAAATGGCAAGAGGTATGGAACACCGAAGAATACAAAGCTAAGCGTCAAAAGTTTTCAGCAAATCAAAAGAGTGAGACTGGTGGATCTGATAGTGGGATACCAAGACATTGTTCTGGATCTATTTCTGAGTTTACGAACCAACAGAGAATG TATGATAGGCTTGGAAGGGATCCACATTCACAGGAGCTGTTTGAGGCCATACACAAGAAGAATGGTACAGATGAATTTGTAGATGCACGCCCTAGAGTTATTCAT GAGAGCTTCTTGCAGTTTAAGGCAAATGCATCACAACCACTAGAGAGGTCAAATGAGCCAATTGACGTGGATGAGGCTCATCTGTATTATGAGATTGTGGATTGGGAGAAGGGGCGGCGAGTATATGGTTTAGGTTCTCAGGCATCTGCTTATTTCCCTTCACAGGCTTCTGCTTATTGCCCTTCATCGTCACAGTCGGCTAGATCGGTCTCCCCAGTACCACAGCAAGAGTCCGTTAATGTTGAATTTAACAACTTAGAACAAAGGCTCGCACGTATTCAAAGAGAAAAGGATGCTTTAAGCATTGAAATACAAAAAATGAAGGACATGGTTATGACCCTCATTGCCCAGCGGGGTTTATCGCATCAATTTCAATTAGGTGTTCCTACAACGGATCCTTCACAGGCTGAACATAGTGTAGCAGTTCCTCCACCAAGTCCTTCCCAACATGTCTCGGATGAAAATGGTTCAGACAAGGACATTGCACCTATTTCTTAA
- the LOC110610593 gene encoding uncharacterized protein LOC110610593 — METQSPIRNLLMGLFLLIVFVSGVKAWTGEIHGRVVCDVCADSTVGPEDHILEGAEVAVLCITKSGEVLNYQAFTNAKGIYTVAETMPESDRWDACLARPISSFHEHCTHLGEGSTGVKFTYNRPSGYSHAVRPFVYRPASVPTYCI; from the exons ATGGAGACGCAATCACCGATAAGAAATCTGTTGATGGGTCTTTTTCTATTAATCGTCTTCGTCTCCGGTGTGAAAGCCTGGACAGGTGAAATCCATGGAAGAGTTGTTTGTGATGTATGTGCAGATTCAACCGTTGGCCCCGAGGATCATATCTTAGaag GTGCTGAAGTAGCTGTTCTCTGCATAACAAAATCAGGTGAAGTTCTAAACTACCAAGCATTTACAAATGCAAAGGGGATATATACCGTAGCAGAGACCATGCCTGAGAGCGATCGTTGGGATGCATGCTTGGCAAGACCTATTAGTAGTTTCCATGAGCACTGCACCCATCTCGGGGAAGGAAGCACAGGAGTGAAGTTCACTTATAATCGTCCATCAGGTTATTCTCACGCCGTCAGACCATTTGTCTACCGCCCTGCTAGTGTTCCTACTTACTGTATCTAG